The Coccidioides posadasii str. Silveira chromosome 3, complete sequence genome contains a region encoding:
- the SUB8 gene encoding serine protease (SECRETED:SignalP(1-16)~EggNog:ENOG410PFG2~COG:O~MEROPS:MER0000356~BUSCO:6710at33183) has product MKGVLSLSLLPLLAAPSPILVDTIHRDAAPILSSHNSKEVPDSYIVVFKKNVSPASAAAHQVWVQDLHTTVMAKRSLRKRNQFPFKNDAFDGLKHTYDIAGSIMGYSGHFDEEVIEQVRRHPDVQYIEKDSEVHAWDEPVTENNAPWGLARVSHRDSLTMGTFNKYLYAANGGEGVDVYVIDTGTNIEHVDFEGRAHWGKTIPTGDDDVDGNGHGTHCSGTVAGKKYGVAKKANVYAVKVLRSNGSGTMSDVVKGVEWAAGAHLSKMVEARKKGNKAFKGSAANMSLGGGKSFTLDLAVNAAVDAGIHFAVAAGNDNADACNYSPAAAEKAVTVGASTLADERAYFSNYGKCTDIFAPGLNILSTWIGSKYAVNTISGTSMASPHVAGLLAYFLSLQPEQDSAFAVSPISPAKLKKDMIAIATKNALTDIPADTPNILAWNGGGSSNYTAIIQQGGYEATRPGNKAAQLTEKIEKLGQNTASQLGAIYSEIKDAFTI; this is encoded by the exons ATGAAGGGCGTTCTCTCCCTCTCGTTGCTGCCGCTCCTGGCGGCTCCGTCCCCCATTTTGGTTGACACCATCCACAGGGATGCTGCTCCGATCCTCTCTTCCCACAACTCAAAGGAGGTTCCTGATTCATACATTGTTgttttcaagaagaatgtgTCTCCAGCATCGGCCGCGGCACACCAAGTTTGGGTCCAGGACCTTCATACTACTGTCATGGCCAAGAGATCCCTCAGAAAACGCAACCAGTTTCCCTTCAAGAACGACGCCTTCGATGGCCTCAAGCACACCTATGACATTGCCGGGTCGATAATGGGCTATTCCGGACACTTCGATGAGGAAGTCATCGAGCAAGTTCGAAGACACCCAGAT GTCCAATACATTGAGAAGGACTCTGAAGTCCATGCCTGGGATGAGCCTGTGACCGAGAACAACGCCCCATGGGGCTTGGCTCGAGTTTCCCACCGCGATAGCTTAACCATGGGCACCTTTAACAAATACCTGTACGCCGCAAATGGCGGCGAGGGCGTCGATGTCTACGTGATCGATACCGGTACCAACATCGAGCACGTGGATTTTGAAGGCCGTGCTCACTGGGGAAAAACCATCCCCAccggtgatgatgatgttgacGGCAATGGTCACGGAACTCACTGCTCCGGTACAGTTGCTGGTAAGAAGTATGGCGTTGCCAAGAAAGCAAACGTTTACGCAGTCAAGGTTCTGAGATCCAATGGATCTGGAACCATGTCTGACGTCGTCAAGGGAGTTGAATGGGCTGCAGGTGCCCATCTTAGCAAGATGGTTGAGGCCCGAAAGAAAGGTAACAAAGCGTTCAAGGGCAGCGCTGCCAACATGAGTTTGGGAGGCGGCAAGTCCTTCACACTTGACTTGGCTGTCAATGCTGCTGTTGATGCGGGTATTCACTTCGCCGTCGCCGCTGGAAATGACAATGCCGACGCTTGCAACTACTCTCCCGCTGCTGCCGAGAAGGCTGTCACTGTTGGCGCGTCCACCCTTGCCGATGAGCGTGCGTACTTCTCTAACTATGGGAAGTGCACTGACATCTTCGCTCCCGGCTTGAACATCCTTTCTACCTGGATTGGAAGCAAATATGCAGTCAACACGATCTCTGGTACCTCCATGGCATCACCCCATGTTGCTGGTCTTCTGGCATACTTCCTCTCTCTTCAGCCGGAGCAGGATTCCGCCTTCGCTGTCTCGCCCATCAGCCCTGCCAAGCTGAAGAAGGACATGATCGCCATCGCCACCAAGAACGCTCTTACTGACATCCCAGCGGACACTCCCAAC ATTCTCGCCTGGAACGGCGGCGGCTCGTCCAACTACACCGCAATCATCCAACAAGGCGGCTATGAAGCCACCCGTCCTGGCAACAAGGCGGCACAGTTGACCGAGAAGATCGAGAAACTTGGCCAAAATACCGCCAGCCAGCTTGGTGCTATCTACAGTGAGATCAAGGATGCCTTCACCATCTAA